Proteins found in one Aliidongia dinghuensis genomic segment:
- a CDS encoding GNAT family N-acetyltransferase → MILSAAPERFVWRAFDALGTAELYALLQLRSDVFVVEQNCVFADIDGKDAAALHLLVWVGDMLGGYLRVFAPADAAKIGRVVVAPAWRSTGLGRRLMAAALDQIAARWGAVPVELSAQAHLERFYSSFGFERTGPDYLEDGILHCDMRRAVTAR, encoded by the coding sequence ATGATACTGTCGGCGGCACCGGAACGGTTCGTCTGGCGCGCGTTCGACGCGCTTGGCACCGCCGAACTCTATGCGCTCTTGCAGCTCCGGTCCGACGTGTTCGTGGTCGAGCAGAATTGCGTGTTCGCCGATATCGACGGCAAGGACGCGGCGGCGCTGCATCTCCTGGTCTGGGTTGGCGACATGCTGGGCGGCTATCTCCGCGTGTTCGCACCGGCGGATGCCGCCAAGATCGGCCGCGTGGTCGTGGCACCCGCCTGGCGCTCGACCGGCCTCGGCCGGCGGCTGATGGCGGCGGCGCTCGACCAGATCGCGGCCCGCTGGGGCGCCGTGCCGGTCGAACTTTCGGCGCAAGCCCATCTCGAGCGGTTCTACAGCAGTTTCGGCTTCGAGCGGACCGGGCCGGACTATCTGGAGGACGGTATTCTCCATTGCGACATGCGGCGCGCCGTCACCGCTCGCTGA
- a CDS encoding VOC family protein — protein sequence MAHGILGIDHTLVGVADLDQAAMAWTRLGFTLSPRGRHIGWGTANYCVMFERDYIELLGILDPKQFVNGLDQFLAKRGEGLLGFAYGSADNAATRASLAAAGLGVSEVKDLARQLELPEGTALPKFRLVFLEAETAPGVASFVTEHLTPELLRRPEWLVHANGAVGLKGVTVAIDDPVALVPAYERLFGPHSVNRTDDIVTLHVGRHTILFAGREDLEALHPELDLADEDPAEPRIVLMTLASADLDRTIDHLTFGQIEFEQRRDGAVLVPADMATGAALEFVAA from the coding sequence ATGGCGCACGGCATTCTCGGCATCGATCACACGCTCGTCGGCGTTGCCGACCTCGACCAGGCGGCGATGGCCTGGACGCGGCTGGGCTTCACGCTGAGCCCGCGCGGCCGGCACATCGGCTGGGGTACGGCCAACTACTGCGTCATGTTCGAGCGCGACTATATCGAGCTCCTCGGCATCCTCGACCCGAAGCAATTCGTGAACGGGCTCGACCAGTTCCTGGCGAAGCGAGGCGAGGGGCTCTTGGGCTTCGCCTACGGCAGCGCCGACAATGCGGCGACCCGGGCCTCGCTCGCCGCGGCCGGCCTGGGTGTGAGCGAGGTCAAGGATCTGGCGCGCCAGCTCGAGCTGCCCGAGGGCACGGCGCTGCCGAAGTTCAGGCTGGTGTTCCTGGAGGCCGAGACGGCGCCGGGTGTGGCAAGCTTCGTGACCGAGCACTTGACGCCGGAGCTGCTGCGCCGGCCGGAATGGCTGGTCCACGCCAACGGCGCCGTCGGGCTCAAGGGCGTCACGGTCGCGATCGACGATCCGGTGGCGCTTGTGCCGGCCTACGAGCGGCTGTTCGGGCCGCATTCGGTCAATCGGACCGACGATATCGTGACGCTGCATGTTGGACGCCATACCATCCTGTTCGCCGGCCGCGAGGACCTGGAGGCGCTGCATCCGGAACTCGACCTGGCCGACGAGGATCCGGCGGAGCCCCGCATCGTGCTGATGACGCTCGCCTCGGCCGACCTGGACCGGACGATCGACCACCTGACCTTCGGCCAGATCGAATTCGAGCAGCGGCGCGACGGAGCGGTGCTCGTCCCGGCCGACATGGCGACCGGGGCCGCGCTTGAGTTCGTCGCGGCATGA
- a CDS encoding class II aldolase/adducin family protein, whose protein sequence is MPEDTLELRQALIAHARKLTASGLTKNTSGNLSHRVSGGFLVTPSGMDYDGLEPGDIVFVDFAGRATGRRLPSSEWHFHREILARREDISVVLHAHSPFATSLACLREGIPAFHYMVAVAGGADIRCALYATFGTEELSRHAVAALEGRKACLLANHGQISLGTDFASAHKLAVEVETLAEMYWRARQIGTPIILDAAEMAVVLEKFRTYGRQPPLPA, encoded by the coding sequence GTGCCTGAGGACACGCTCGAACTCAGGCAGGCGTTGATCGCGCATGCCCGCAAGCTCACGGCCTCGGGCCTGACGAAGAACACGTCGGGCAACTTGAGCCACCGCGTCTCGGGCGGCTTCCTGGTGACGCCGTCGGGCATGGACTACGACGGGCTCGAGCCCGGCGACATCGTGTTCGTCGATTTCGCCGGCCGGGCGACGGGCCGGCGCCTGCCGTCGTCGGAATGGCATTTCCATCGCGAGATCCTGGCGCGGCGCGAGGATATTTCGGTCGTGCTGCACGCCCATTCGCCGTTCGCGACCAGCCTTGCCTGCCTGCGCGAAGGCATTCCGGCGTTCCATTACATGGTCGCGGTCGCCGGCGGCGCCGACATCCGATGCGCGCTCTATGCGACCTTCGGCACCGAGGAGTTGTCCCGGCACGCGGTGGCGGCGCTCGAAGGGCGCAAGGCCTGCCTGCTCGCGAACCACGGGCAGATCTCACTTGGCACCGATTTCGCCTCGGCGCACAAGCTCGCGGTCGAGGTCGAGACGCTGGCCGAGATGTACTGGCGCGCGCGGCAGATCGGCACGCCGATCATCCTGGACGCGGCCGAGATGGCGGTTGTGCTGGAGAAATTCCGCACCTACGGCAGGCAGCCGCCGTTGCCGGCTTGA
- the mtnA gene encoding S-methyl-5-thioribose-1-phosphate isomerase, with protein MRVDGTPMRTIWPVAGRRVGIIDQTRLPHEFVTLELTTMEAAAHAIRAMLVRGAPLIGATAAYGVALAVTADPSDAALARAIEVLGATRPTAINLRWALDRARRRLAELPPGERADAAWALAAEVADEDVGINAAIGRHGLELVKRARKGDKPVNILTHCNAGWLATVDIGTATAPIYAAHDAGIPVHVWVDETRPRNQGAGLTAWELGRHGVPHTVIVDNVGGHLMQHGMVDLCIVGTDRTTASGDVANKIGTYLKALAAHDNGVPFYVALPSPTIDWTLDDGVKEIPIEQRDGGEVSLVPGRLADGTIASVRVTPEGSPVANYGFDVTPARLVTGLITERGVASASREGLLGLFPEKRGA; from the coding sequence ATGCGCGTCGACGGTACACCCATGCGGACGATCTGGCCGGTCGCCGGCCGGCGCGTCGGCATCATCGACCAGACCCGCCTGCCGCACGAGTTCGTGACGCTCGAGCTCACGACCATGGAGGCGGCGGCGCACGCGATCCGCGCCATGCTGGTGCGCGGTGCACCGCTGATCGGCGCCACGGCGGCCTATGGCGTGGCGCTGGCGGTCACGGCCGATCCGAGCGACGCTGCGCTCGCCCGGGCGATCGAGGTGCTGGGTGCCACGCGCCCGACCGCGATCAACTTGCGCTGGGCGCTCGACCGGGCGCGGCGGCGCTTGGCCGAATTGCCGCCGGGGGAGCGGGCGGATGCCGCCTGGGCGCTCGCCGCCGAGGTCGCGGACGAGGATGTCGGCATCAATGCCGCCATCGGCCGGCACGGGCTCGAGCTCGTGAAGCGCGCGCGCAAGGGCGACAAGCCGGTCAATATCCTGACCCACTGCAACGCCGGGTGGCTCGCCACCGTCGACATCGGCACGGCGACGGCGCCGATCTACGCCGCGCACGACGCCGGCATTCCGGTCCATGTCTGGGTCGACGAGACCCGGCCGCGCAACCAGGGCGCAGGCCTCACCGCCTGGGAGCTTGGCCGGCACGGCGTGCCGCACACGGTGATCGTCGACAATGTCGGCGGCCACCTGATGCAGCATGGCATGGTCGATCTCTGCATCGTCGGCACCGACCGCACCACGGCGTCGGGCGATGTCGCGAACAAGATCGGGACTTATCTCAAGGCGCTCGCTGCCCACGACAACGGCGTGCCGTTCTACGTGGCGCTGCCATCGCCGACGATCGACTGGACGCTCGACGACGGGGTGAAGGAGATCCCGATCGAGCAGCGCGACGGCGGCGAGGTTTCATTGGTGCCCGGGCGTCTCGCCGATGGCACGATCGCGAGCGTACGGGTGACGCCCGAGGGGAGCCCGGTCGCGAACTATGGGTTCGACGTAACGCCGGCCCGGCTCGTGACCGGTCTCATCACCGAGCGCGGCGTGGCGTCGGCCTCGCGCGAGGGGCTCCTGGGCCTGTTTCCGGAGAAGCGCGGTGCCTGA
- a CDS encoding S-methyl-5'-thioadenosine phosphorylase, producing the protein MARPRIGIIGGSGLYQIDGLTDVEWRRVESPYGAPSDELCFGRLEGVDVVFLPRHGRGHRISPTEINYRANIDALKRSGVTDILSLSAVGGLQERYAPGTFVIVDQFIDRTFAREKSFFGTGCVGHVSVARPVCPRLGDALMEVGPGLGIDILRGGTYMVMEGPQFSTFAESELYRSWGCAVIGMTNMPEAKLAREAEICYASVAMVTDYDCWHQGHDDVSVEMVVRVLMGNAEKAKALVKSVLPHLGGHEGPCHAGCQTALEHAIMTAPEVRDPAVLARLDAVAGRVLNRRS; encoded by the coding sequence ATGGCGCGGCCGCGGATCGGCATCATCGGGGGCAGCGGGCTCTATCAGATCGACGGGTTGACCGATGTGGAATGGCGCCGGGTCGAAAGTCCTTACGGGGCACCGTCCGACGAGCTGTGCTTCGGCCGGCTCGAGGGCGTCGACGTGGTGTTCCTGCCGCGTCACGGCCGCGGCCACCGCATCTCGCCGACCGAGATCAATTATCGCGCCAACATCGATGCGCTGAAGCGCTCGGGCGTCACCGACATCCTGAGCCTGTCGGCCGTCGGCGGCCTGCAGGAGCGTTATGCGCCCGGCACCTTCGTGATCGTCGACCAGTTCATCGACCGGACCTTCGCGCGCGAGAAGAGCTTCTTCGGCACCGGCTGCGTCGGCCATGTTTCCGTGGCGCGGCCTGTCTGCCCGCGGCTCGGCGATGCGCTCATGGAGGTGGGTCCCGGTCTCGGCATCGATATCCTGCGCGGCGGCACCTACATGGTGATGGAAGGCCCGCAATTCTCGACCTTCGCCGAGAGCGAGCTTTATCGCAGCTGGGGCTGTGCCGTCATCGGCATGACCAACATGCCGGAGGCGAAATTGGCCCGCGAGGCGGAGATTTGCTACGCGAGCGTCGCGATGGTGACCGACTACGACTGCTGGCATCAGGGGCATGACGACGTCTCGGTCGAGATGGTCGTGCGCGTGCTCATGGGCAATGCCGAGAAGGCGAAGGCGCTGGTGAAGTCAGTGCTGCCGCACCTGGGCGGCCACGAGGGCCCGTGCCATGCCGGCTGCCAGACGGCGCTGGAGCACGCGATCATGACGGCACCGGAGGTGCGCGACCCGGCGGTGCTCGCCAGGCTCGATGCGGTCGCAGGCCGCGTGCTCAACCGGCGGAGCTGA
- a CDS encoding cytochrome c1, which produces MIRRFLLGAAIAVSALATQPLVAHAQEAAEPELLKGDWSFSGIFGTIDKASAQRGLQIYKEVCSNCHGLYEMSYRNIAALGYSDDQVKAFAAQYQVNDTNDDGAVIQRPAKPSDRFVRPFPNEKAARAANNGANPPDLALIVKSREGGVNYVYSILQGYKQAPADVKLADGQYYNIYFTAGGQKIGMPQPLTDGAVTFANGAPNDLKSEAHDVATFLAWAAEPEQDARKRLGVRVMLFLIVLTGALYYAKRKIWADLH; this is translated from the coding sequence ATGATCCGTCGGTTCCTTCTTGGTGCGGCGATCGCCGTCTCGGCGCTCGCCACCCAACCGCTCGTCGCTCATGCCCAGGAAGCGGCGGAGCCGGAACTGCTGAAGGGCGACTGGTCGTTCAGCGGCATCTTCGGCACGATCGACAAGGCGTCCGCCCAGCGTGGCCTGCAGATCTACAAGGAGGTCTGCTCGAACTGCCACGGCCTCTACGAGATGAGCTACCGCAACATCGCGGCGCTCGGCTACAGCGATGATCAGGTCAAGGCGTTCGCCGCCCAGTACCAGGTCAACGACACCAACGACGACGGCGCCGTCATCCAGCGCCCGGCCAAGCCGTCCGACAGGTTCGTCCGGCCGTTCCCGAACGAGAAGGCGGCGCGCGCGGCCAACAACGGTGCCAATCCGCCGGATCTGGCGCTGATCGTGAAGTCGCGCGAAGGCGGCGTGAACTACGTCTACTCGATCCTGCAGGGGTACAAGCAGGCGCCGGCCGACGTGAAGCTCGCCGACGGCCAGTATTACAACATCTACTTCACCGCCGGCGGCCAGAAGATCGGCATGCCGCAGCCTCTGACCGACGGTGCCGTCACGTTCGCGAACGGGGCGCCCAACGACCTGAAGAGCGAGGCGCACGACGTCGCGACCTTCCTCGCCTGGGCGGCCGAGCCGGAGCAGGATGCGCGCAAGCGCCTGGGCGTGCGCGTCATGCTGTTCCTGATCGTGCTGACCGGCGCGCTCTACTACGCCAAGCGGAAGATCTGGGCCGACCTCCACTGA
- a CDS encoding cytochrome b: MTAKAYQNRVIRWIDHRLPVFSYLDHELNEYPTPRNLNYFWNFGSLALVVLTVMMLTGIFLAMNYTPNADLAFSSVERIVRDVNYGWLLRYIHMNGASMFFIVVYIHIFRGLYYGSYKAPRELLWMLGVIILLLMMATAFMGYVLPWGQMSFWGATVITNLFSAIPVVGQHVVTWLWGGFAVDNPTLNRFFSLHYLLPFVIAAVVGLHIVALHQHGSNNPLGIDMKGKQDSIPFHPYYTVKDLFGTSVFLLIWSAFIFFDPNFFGSPDNYIPANPLSTPASIEPEWYFLPFYAILRSLPDKLAGVIAMFGAIAVLFVLPWLDTSPVRSGKFRPVFRVFFWLLLIDAVLLGVVGAHKPEGWWVLIGRLSTAWYFFHFIIVLPVLGKLERPLPLPTSIAQSVLKGGAATAAAGARMEKP; encoded by the coding sequence ATGACCGCAAAGGCCTATCAGAACAGGGTCATCCGCTGGATCGACCACCGCCTGCCCGTTTTCTCGTATCTCGACCATGAGCTGAACGAGTACCCGACGCCCAGGAACCTGAATTATTTCTGGAACTTCGGGTCGCTGGCGCTGGTCGTGCTCACCGTCATGATGCTGACGGGCATCTTCCTCGCGATGAACTACACGCCGAACGCGGATCTCGCGTTCTCGAGCGTCGAGCGCATCGTCCGCGACGTGAACTATGGCTGGCTGCTCCGCTACATCCATATGAACGGCGCGTCGATGTTCTTCATCGTCGTCTATATCCACATCTTCCGCGGCCTCTACTACGGCTCCTACAAGGCGCCGCGCGAGCTCCTGTGGATGCTGGGTGTCATCATCCTGCTCCTGATGATGGCGACCGCCTTCATGGGCTACGTGCTGCCGTGGGGCCAGATGAGCTTCTGGGGCGCCACCGTCATCACGAACCTGTTCTCGGCCATCCCGGTCGTGGGCCAGCACGTCGTGACCTGGCTCTGGGGCGGCTTCGCCGTCGACAACCCGACCCTGAACCGCTTCTTCTCGCTGCACTACCTGCTGCCGTTCGTCATCGCGGCGGTGGTCGGCCTCCATATCGTGGCGCTGCACCAGCACGGGTCGAACAACCCGCTCGGCATCGACATGAAGGGCAAGCAGGACTCGATCCCGTTCCATCCGTACTACACGGTCAAGGATCTGTTCGGCACATCGGTGTTCCTGCTGATCTGGTCGGCGTTCATCTTCTTCGACCCGAACTTCTTCGGCTCGCCCGACAACTACATCCCGGCCAACCCGCTCTCGACGCCGGCCTCGATCGAGCCCGAATGGTACTTCCTGCCGTTCTACGCGATCCTGCGCTCGCTGCCCGACAAGCTCGCCGGTGTCATCGCGATGTTCGGCGCCATCGCCGTGCTGTTCGTGCTGCCGTGGCTCGACACCTCGCCGGTCCGCAGCGGCAAGTTCCGCCCGGTCTTCCGCGTGTTCTTCTGGCTGCTGCTGATCGACGCAGTCCTTCTGGGCGTCGTCGGCGCGCACAAGCCCGAGGGCTGGTGGGTGCTGATCGGGCGCCTGTCGACCGCCTGGTACTTCTTCCACTTCATTATCGTCCTGCCGGTCCTCGGCAAGCTCGAGCGGCCGCTCCCGCTGCCGACCAGCATTGCCCAGTCGGTTCTGAAGGGTGGCGCGGCTACCGCCGCCGCCGGCGCCCGGATGGAGAAGCCTTGA
- the petA gene encoding ubiquinol-cytochrome c reductase iron-sulfur subunit, giving the protein MAETTNIAGTEHHGDGESRRDFLVLTATALGVVGAASVAWPFISSMNPAADTLALSSTEVDLTPVAVGQSITVVWQGKPVFIRHRTEKEIKEAADVNVAELRDPQTDASRVKKPEWLIVVGICTHLGCIPLGQKPSDPRGEYDGWFCPCHGSQYDSSGRIRKGPAPLNLALPPYEFKTDTSLKIG; this is encoded by the coding sequence ATGGCGGAGACAACGAATATTGCAGGGACGGAACACCATGGAGACGGCGAGTCGCGCCGCGACTTCCTGGTGTTGACGGCCACGGCGCTGGGCGTCGTCGGCGCCGCGTCGGTTGCCTGGCCGTTCATCAGCAGCATGAACCCGGCCGCCGACACGCTGGCGCTATCCTCGACCGAGGTCGACCTCACCCCGGTCGCCGTCGGCCAGAGCATCACGGTCGTCTGGCAGGGCAAGCCCGTCTTCATCCGCCATCGCACGGAAAAGGAAATCAAGGAGGCGGCCGACGTCAACGTCGCCGAGCTCCGCGATCCGCAGACCGACGCGTCGCGCGTCAAGAAGCCCGAGTGGCTCATCGTCGTTGGCATCTGCACCCACTTGGGCTGCATCCCGCTCGGGCAGAAACCGTCTGATCCGCGAGGCGAATACGACGGCTGGTTCTGCCCCTGCCATGGCTCGCAGTACGACAGCTCGGGCCGTATCCGGAAGGGACCTGCGCCGCTCAATCTGGCGCTCCCGCCCTATGAATTCAAAACCGACACTTCGCTCAAGATCGGCTAA
- the trhA gene encoding PAQR family membrane homeostasis protein TrhA, translating into MAQRWPEGQIESPVGGHGGDGRGVGGHILLDRLVLTATAGFALVAFGLLIWRVTGTTPRAAVAGIVYGLTLAASSVVSLVYNTLFTANKASLWRFADHICIFLMIAGTYTPLSLMAPEDGVGFLLVPIWLMAAVGICLKLWLRLRHERWFILFYLAMGWMVLLGLDRLVATLTPTVLVLVTGGGLAFSAGVISYALSARWRWGGPVWHTAVLIGLATHFVAIFSFVLPVG; encoded by the coding sequence ATGGCGCAGCGCTGGCCCGAGGGCCAAATCGAGAGCCCTGTGGGTGGCCATGGCGGGGATGGCCGTGGCGTCGGGGGCCATATTCTGCTCGATCGCCTGGTGCTGACGGCGACCGCCGGATTCGCGCTGGTGGCATTCGGCCTGCTCATCTGGCGCGTCACCGGCACGACGCCGCGCGCGGCAGTCGCCGGCATCGTCTATGGCTTGACGCTCGCGGCGTCGTCGGTCGTCTCGCTCGTCTACAACACGCTCTTCACCGCCAACAAGGCGAGCCTGTGGCGCTTCGCCGACCATATCTGCATCTTCCTCATGATCGCCGGCACCTATACGCCGCTCTCGCTTATGGCCCCCGAAGACGGCGTCGGCTTCCTGCTGGTGCCGATCTGGCTCATGGCGGCGGTTGGGATCTGCCTCAAGCTGTGGCTGCGCCTGCGCCATGAGCGCTGGTTCATCCTGTTCTATCTGGCAATGGGCTGGATGGTGCTGCTGGGCCTCGACCGGCTCGTCGCGACGCTTACGCCGACGGTGCTCGTGCTCGTCACGGGCGGCGGACTCGCGTTCAGCGCGGGGGTGATCTCCTACGCGCTCAGTGCACGCTGGCGTTGGGGCGGGCCGGTCTGGCACACGGCCGTGCTCATTGGCTTGGCGACACACTTCGTTGCGATTTTCAGCTTTGTTCTTCCAGTGGGTTGA
- a CDS encoding primosomal protein N' yields MAGSSTSFAAPKTPQVSNSPQAGRVPVLLPLPLDGAYDYRAPAEMPPPGSFVTVPLGQRMVTGVVWDRSESGDDVAEPRLKPVATVHDAVAMRAPVRRLVDWVAAYTLSPPGAVLRMAMGPSDALEPEEGRVGFAVAPDLPGLDAKDRRLTATRRRVLAVFNGGEALPAALLAQEAGCGAGVIRAMAEAGLLVETRLPARPPRPLPDWRLPFPPLSDDQRQAADAIVAAVEARHYETILLDGVTGSGKTEVYFKAIAAALAAGRQVLVLLPEIALGAQWHRRFERQFGAPAAAWHSDLRPAERRGVWRDVADGRARVVVGARSALFLPFEDLGLIVVDEEHDASFKQEEGVVYHARDMAVVRASLEGVPIVLASATPSLESLVNAERGRYRRIVLPDRHGGAELPQVTLVDLREDKPERQRFVAPSLIAALKETLVAGEQAMLFLNRRGYAPLTLCRTCGHRMQCPNCTAWLVEHRFMGRLVCHHCGHAERPPEICPACEDKHSFAPCGPGVERLAEEIAERFPDARVAVMASDTLVGPQAMADLVARVQAHEIDLLIGTQIMAKGHHFPMLTLVGVIDGDLGLAGGDLRAGERTFQMLHQVAGRAGRAERPGRVLLQTFDPGHPVMQALAAHDRDRFLALESAERRSRHMPPFGRLAALIVSAPDADQADQVSAALARAAPHLKGVDVLGPAPAPLAVLRGRHRRRFLMKTDRQVNLQAVLRQWLSSVRVPTAVRVQVDVDPYSFL; encoded by the coding sequence ATGGCCGGGTCGAGCACCAGTTTTGCGGCGCCGAAGACGCCACAGGTCTCAAACTCGCCGCAGGCGGGCCGGGTTCCGGTTCTCCTGCCGCTGCCGCTGGACGGCGCCTACGACTATCGGGCGCCGGCCGAGATGCCGCCGCCGGGCAGCTTCGTCACCGTGCCGCTTGGCCAGCGGATGGTGACCGGTGTGGTCTGGGACCGCTCCGAATCGGGCGATGATGTCGCAGAGCCCCGCCTGAAGCCGGTCGCGACCGTGCATGACGCCGTTGCGATGCGGGCGCCGGTCCGCCGCCTGGTCGACTGGGTCGCCGCCTATACGCTGAGCCCGCCCGGCGCCGTGCTGCGCATGGCGATGGGGCCGTCCGACGCGCTCGAGCCGGAAGAGGGGCGCGTGGGCTTCGCCGTGGCGCCCGATCTGCCGGGACTCGACGCCAAGGATCGCCGCCTGACTGCGACGCGCCGGCGCGTGCTCGCCGTGTTCAACGGCGGCGAGGCCCTGCCGGCCGCACTCCTGGCCCAGGAGGCCGGTTGCGGCGCCGGCGTCATCCGCGCCATGGCCGAGGCGGGCCTCCTGGTCGAGACCCGGCTGCCGGCGCGGCCGCCCAGGCCGCTGCCCGACTGGCGGCTGCCGTTCCCGCCGCTGTCCGACGACCAGCGGCAGGCCGCGGACGCCATCGTGGCGGCGGTCGAAGCGCGGCACTACGAGACGATCCTGCTCGACGGCGTCACCGGCTCCGGCAAGACCGAGGTTTATTTCAAGGCGATCGCGGCAGCGCTTGCCGCCGGGCGCCAGGTGCTGGTGCTGCTGCCCGAGATCGCGCTCGGCGCGCAATGGCACCGCCGTTTCGAGCGGCAATTCGGCGCACCCGCCGCCGCCTGGCATTCCGACCTCAGACCGGCCGAGCGGCGCGGCGTCTGGCGCGATGTCGCCGACGGGCGGGCAAGGGTCGTGGTCGGCGCGCGCTCGGCCCTGTTCCTGCCGTTCGAGGACCTGGGGCTGATCGTGGTCGACGAGGAGCACGACGCCTCGTTCAAGCAGGAGGAGGGCGTCGTCTACCACGCCCGCGACATGGCCGTGGTGCGTGCTTCGCTCGAGGGCGTGCCGATCGTGCTGGCGTCTGCCACGCCGTCGCTCGAAAGCCTGGTCAATGCCGAGCGCGGGCGTTATCGGCGCATCGTGCTGCCCGATCGCCATGGCGGGGCGGAACTGCCGCAGGTGACGCTGGTCGACCTGCGTGAGGACAAGCCCGAGCGCCAGCGCTTCGTGGCGCCGAGCCTGATCGCGGCGCTCAAGGAGACGCTTGTCGCCGGAGAGCAGGCGATGCTGTTCCTCAATCGCCGCGGCTACGCGCCGCTGACGCTTTGCCGGACCTGCGGGCATCGCATGCAATGCCCGAACTGCACTGCCTGGCTGGTCGAGCATCGCTTCATGGGCCGGCTCGTCTGCCATCACTGCGGTCATGCGGAACGGCCGCCCGAGATCTGCCCGGCCTGCGAGGACAAGCATTCCTTCGCGCCCTGTGGTCCGGGCGTCGAGCGCCTGGCCGAGGAGATTGCCGAGCGTTTTCCGGACGCGCGCGTCGCGGTCATGGCCTCGGACACGCTCGTCGGTCCCCAGGCGATGGCGGACCTGGTGGCGCGTGTCCAGGCGCATGAGATCGACCTGTTGATCGGCACGCAGATCATGGCCAAGGGGCATCATTTCCCGATGCTGACGCTGGTCGGCGTGATCGACGGCGACCTGGGCCTCGCCGGCGGCGACCTGCGTGCTGGCGAGCGCACGTTCCAGATGCTGCATCAGGTGGCGGGCCGTGCCGGCCGGGCGGAACGGCCGGGCCGCGTGCTGCTGCAGACCTTTGATCCCGGCCATCCGGTCATGCAGGCGCTGGCTGCCCACGATCGCGACCGGTTCCTGGCGCTCGAATCGGCCGAGCGCCGCAGCCGCCACATGCCGCCGTTCGGCCGGCTGGCGGCGCTCATCGTCTCGGCACCCGATGCTGACCAGGCGGACCAGGTCTCGGCAGCGCTCGCCCGGGCGGCGCCGCACCTGAAGGGCGTCGACGTGCTGGGGCCGGCGCCAGCGCCGCTCGCCGTGCTGCGCGGCCGGCATCGACGACGGTTCTTGATGAAAACCGATCGGCAGGTGAATCTGCAGGCGGTGCTTCGACAATGGTTGTCGAGCGTACGCGTGCCGACGGCGGTTCGCGTGCAGGTCGACGTCGATCCCTACAGTTTTCTCTGA
- the fsa gene encoding fructose-6-phosphate aldolase, translating into MKFFIDTADIAEIRELAATGLVDGVTTNPSLVAKTGRNFLDTIAEICDVIPGHVSAEVAATDFDTMLKEGEKLAKIAPNVAVKVPLTPAGLKACKALSDKGTPVNVTLCFSAAQAILAAKAGATYISPFVGRLDDIGENGMNLIADIIEIYASYPDIRTQVLVASVRGPQHVIAAAKMGADVATLPPSVLRQMFAHPLTDKGLAAFVADWAKTGQSIL; encoded by the coding sequence ATGAAATTCTTCATTGATACCGCCGACATCGCCGAGATCCGCGAGCTGGCCGCCACTGGCCTCGTCGACGGTGTCACGACCAACCCCTCGCTGGTCGCCAAGACCGGCCGCAACTTCCTCGACACAATCGCAGAGATCTGCGACGTGATACCAGGTCATGTCAGCGCCGAGGTGGCCGCCACCGACTTCGATACCATGCTGAAGGAAGGCGAGAAACTGGCGAAGATCGCCCCCAACGTCGCGGTCAAGGTGCCGCTGACGCCCGCCGGCCTCAAAGCCTGCAAGGCGCTCTCCGACAAGGGCACGCCGGTCAACGTGACGCTCTGCTTCTCGGCGGCCCAGGCGATCCTGGCCGCCAAGGCCGGCGCCACTTACATCTCGCCCTTCGTCGGCCGCCTGGACGACATCGGCGAGAACGGCATGAACCTGATCGCCGACATCATCGAGATCTACGCGAGCTATCCCGACATCCGGACCCAGGTGCTGGTCGCTTCGGTGCGCGGGCCGCAGCACGTGATCGCCGCCGCCAAGATGGGCGCCGACGTCGCAACGCTGCCGCCCTCGGTGCTGCGGCAGATGTTCGCCCATCCGCTGACCGACAAGGGCCTGGCCGCCTTCGTCGCCGACTGGGCCAAGACCGGCCAGTCGATCCTCTGA